The Watersipora subatra chromosome 1, tzWatSuba1.1, whole genome shotgun sequence genome has a window encoding:
- the LOC137387612 gene encoding glucose-6-phosphate exchanger SLC37A4-like yields MSDEGSEENPTESGGESKGTEEEQEEENPISFTSYQLFVFVGCYLAYSLMLYNRKAFTFTLPHVIMDEHFTTYEISVIMGAQTFTYTISRFFASIATDHYPPRVMVIGGLFFTGFVTLAFSDQEDCANITILTGANGLMQGLGWPAVSKIVRSWFPPPQFGLCYALLSSAVNVIATLGPGVANALAYAYGWRFAIQIPSIISILSSGVLYYCLWDRPSDVGYEDQYSQVSAVQEHWSDLAGSEFMAFISVVYLLLFMVKTCCQDWGQQYLLQERGVSAYPAATYLAAMEVGGLVGSIFVGALTDLMVRNGVGGRDPTKSPRMIIVQLCVAGSTLFLNLFLFSINQDSTQTYMRLLGFIMGFCMYGAISLLATIAVEKAPILVTGAANAVVGLAGNLGVLAAGSPLHYVASSWDWFTAFMGVNILCLLSFVILVLGKDVKAVYTQSTGGPPRMISGSNPQSSAAKTDSEDDEGKNEGNRRTDLGC; encoded by the exons aaaacccAATATCTTTTACTTCCTATCAGCTTTTTGTTTTCGTTGGATGCTACTTGGCATATTCTTTGATGTTGTACAATAGAAAGGCCTTCACTTTCACCCTTCCTCATGTAATCATGGACGAACATTTCACAACATACGAAATCA GTGTGATAATGGGCGCCCAGACATTCACCTACACAATCAGTAGGTTCTTTGCTAGCATAGCAACTGACCATTACCCTCCAAGAGTCATGGTGATTGGAGGACTTTTCTTCACTGGCTTTGTGACTCTCGCATTCTCAG ACCAAGAAGACTGCGCCAATATCACAATACTGACGGGTGCGAATGGCCTAATGCAGGGTCTCGGCTGGCCAGCCGTGTCTAAAATTGTTAGAAGCTG GTTCCCACCCCCGCAGTTTGGTCTCTGCTATGCACTGCTCTCGTCAGCCGTTAATGTGATAGCCACCCTTGGACCAGGTGTCGCCAATGCTCTTGCGTATGCTTATGGCTGGAGGTTTGCAATACAAATTCCTTCTATCATTTCCATCCTATCATCCGGAGTTCTTTACTACTGCCTCTGGGATAGACCATCCGACGTAGGGTACGAGGATCAGTACTCACAAG TTAGCGCTGTTCAGGAACACTGGTCGGATTTAGCTGGCAGTGAATTCATGGCCTTTATCAGTGTTGTCTATCTGCTGTTATTTATGGTAAAGACATGCTGTCAAGATTGGGGTCAGCAATACCTACTCCAGGAGAGAGGTGTGTCAGCATATCCAGCCGCCACATACTTAGCAGCCATGGAAGTAGGAGGTCTTGTTGGCAGCATATTCGTTGGAGCACTGACTGACTTAATGGTGCGGAATGGTGTTGGTGGGAGAGATCCTACAAAGTCACCAAGAATGATTATTGTTCAACTGTGTGTGGCCGGCTCCACCCTCTTCCTCAATCTCTTCCTCTTCAGCATTAACCAGGATAGCACTCAG acatacatGAGATTACTTGGGTTCATCATGGGATTTTGCATGTACGGAGCAATCAGCTTGCTGGCAACGATCGCCGTCGAAAAGGCACCCATACTGGTTACCGGTGCAGCAAACGCTGTCGTAGGATTGGCTGGCAATC TGGGAGTGTTGGCTGCTGGCTCACCTCTTCACTATGTGGCATCCAGCTGGGACTGGTTTACAGCATTTATGGGTGTCAACATTCTCTGTCTTCTCTCATTTGTCATCCTTGTACTTGGCAAAGATGTTAAAGCTGTCTACACACAAAGCACTGGCGGTCCACCGCGAATGA TTTCTGGCAGCAACCCTCAGAGTTCAGCAGCTAAAACTGACTCAGAGGATGATGAAGGTAAAAATGAAGGAAATCGAAGGACTGACCTCGGGTGTTAA